Proteins found in one Fusarium oxysporum Fo47 chromosome V, complete sequence genomic segment:
- a CDS encoding uncharacterized protein (of unknown function-domain containing protein), which translates to MPDSGSDNPEAGPKGESKSPVASRFTTEIDTRWGDILLLICFFVAGLVDSAAFNMYGCFVSMQTGNTIFVGLGVSHQPENLPGKAWSRCFLAIVCFAFGALFFSSFHRFFGPQKRWVLITSFLIQALLTGLVAILATTGAVYNHPHGRETVHEDGWIIERVQDSFPATDYAAIIILAFQSAGQIVASRVLKYNAMPTIVLTSLYCDMMSDAKLFTAPINDNADRNRRATGAVLLFAGAVSGGFLSKSWVGFAGALWIAAFLKLCITFAWVLWKPKSSNK; encoded by the exons ATGCCCGACTCTGGTAGCGATAACCCCGAAGCTGGGCCAAAGGGAGAGTCCAAGAGCCCTGTGGCCAGCAGATTCACGACGGAGATTGATACGCGATGGGGTGATATTCTGCTGCTCATCTGCTTCTTCGTGGCTGGTCTCGTTGATAGCGCTGCGTTCAACATGTATGGCTGTTTCGTTAGTATGCAAACAG GAAACACAATCTTTGTTGGTCTCGGCGTCAGTCATCAACCCGAAAACCTACCTGGAAAAGCATGGTCTCGCTGTTTTCTCGCTATTGTTTGCTTCGCCTTTGGagctctcttcttctcaagcttccaCCGATTTTTCGGACCTCAGAAGCGATGGGTTCTTATCACTTCATTCTTGATCCAGGCTCTTCTCACTGGTCTCGTAGCTATCCTCGCTACAACCGGTGCAGTCTATAACCATCCTCATGGTAGAGAAACAGTGCACGAAGACGGATGGATTATCGAGAGAGTCCAGGACTCGTTCCCAGCAACTGACTACGccgccatcatcattctCGCTTTCCAGAGTGCAGGCCAAATCGTCGCCAGTCGTGTCCTCAAGTACAACGCCATGCCGACTATTGTCTTGACAAGTTTGTACTGCGACATGATGAGCGACGCAAAGCTCTTCACTGCGCCTATCAACGACAATGCCGATCGAAACCGAAGAGCCACTGGAGCTGTGCTTCTCTTCGCTGGTGCTGTTTCCGGTGGTTTCTTGTCTAAGTCCTGGGTTGGATTTGCTGGAGCTCTTTGGATCGCTGCGTTCCTCAAGCTGTGTATCACTTTTGCTTGGGTTCTCTGGAAGCCCAAGTCCTCCAACAAATAG
- a CDS encoding alpha-N-methyltransferase NTM1, whose translation MSNPANSQPDSLIQAEKCKEYWESVDSDNNGMLGGVLSVMPSVSRIDLQGSRTFLARLGIGIKSGRQRIPRVLEGGAGIGRITEGLLLKLADQVDVVEPVVKFTETLRGKPGVGEIHNVGLEEWEPSEGAVYDLIWIQWCIGHLNDEELVQFLERCKSVLEKEHGLIVFKENLSTWGQDKFDELDGSVTREDEKFQQLFKKAGLKLLKSDIQRGFPVVKNRQLLPLKMYALRPEQ comes from the exons ATGTCGAACCCCGCAAACTCACAACCCGATAGCTTAATACAAGCTGAAAAATGCAAAGAATACTGGGAGTCCGTTGATTCCGACAATAATGGAATGCTTGGTGGTGTTTTATCCGTCATGCCTTCCGTTTCCCGCATCGATCTCCAAGGCTCACGCACGTTTCTAGCAAGATTAGGGATTGGTATCAAGAGCGGTAGACAGAGGATACCGAGAGTTCTCGAGGGTGGAGCGGG AATTGGTAGGATCACAGAAGGactgcttctcaagcttgcaGACCAAGTTGACGTCGTTGAGCCCGTGGTCAAATTCACAGAAACCCTACGCGGTAAGCCTGGTGTAGGAGAAATTCACAACGTCGGCCTTGAGGAATGGGAACCTAGCGAGGGAGCGGTATACGATCTTATCTGGATCCAATGGTGCATAGGACATCTCAACGACGAGGAATTGGTGCAGTTTCTGGAGAGGTGCAAATCGGTGCTGGAGAAGGAACATGGCCTTATTGTGTTCAAGGAGAATTTGAGTACATGGGGCCAGGACAAgtttgatgagcttgacgGCAGCGTCACAAG GGAGGATGAGAAGTTTCAGCAGCTCTTCAAGAAAGCGGGactgaagctgttgaaatCGGATATTCAGCGTGGATTCCCGGTTGTCAAGAACCGTCAGCTACTCCCGTTGAAGATGTATGCTCTTCGACCGGAGCAATAG
- a CDS encoding kinase-like domain-containing protein produces MFNSLVTGSQAPRGNFDSEKPLPLTPDEVTSDWLSEALGVAVKDFKISSVIHGTSSKIFVDLIFGDGVETEIPSRVVLKGGFNPVIRETVPQMLPTYRREAEFYYHVAPQTTMLLPKIWFAGTDTVNGQGIFIMSDVSSEATFGTPLEPWAPERVGEALKQLASLHAKTWSTKEEEYPWLFGKDGSKLENPVRNIILALLEPAPWGARFDEKVRPPVAKELLDPDRIRKAFQALWKHADADQKYYSLIHGDDHVGNTLIANDGTPGFIDWQGLQYGPSVLDLAYFLTGALTVEDRRKHEASLVDTYLEALHKEGGPKLTREDLWDDYRRYSMQGFLWAMTPQTMQPDEVVFAMAERYSACIVDHGTLELLGV; encoded by the coding sequence ATGTTTAACTCCCTTGTCACGGGATCTCAAGCCCCGAGGGGTAATTTCGACAGTGAAAAGCCGCTGCCGCTAACGCCGGACGAGGTTACTTCTGACTGGCTATCTGAAGCTCTTGGCGTTGCGGTGAAGGACTTTAAGATCAGTTCTGTTATACACGGCACTTCGTCCAAAATCTTTGTGGACCTCATTTttggcgatggtgttgaaaCGGAGATTCCTAGTAGGGTTGTCCTGAAGGGGGGGTTTAATCCGGTGATTCGTGAGACGGTTCCTCAGATGTTACCAACTTATCGTCGCGAGGCTGAGTTTTACTATCATGTCGCTCCACAGACGACGATGCTTCTTCCCAAGATCTGGTTCGCAGGTACAGATACAGTCAACGGGCAAggcatcttcatcatgtcagATGTATCAAGCGAAGCTACTTTCGGCACTCCCCTGGAACCATGGGCACCTGAGCGTGTTGGAGAAGCCCTAAAGCAACTCGCCAGTCTGCACGCAAAGACATGGAGTACtaaggaagaagaatatcCTTGGCTCTTTGGAAAAGACGGATCAAAGCTGGAGAACCCTGTTCGAAACATTATCCTTGCGCTTCTGGAGCCTGCGCCATGGGGAGCACGTTTTGACGAAAAGGTTCGGCCGCCTGTTGCGAAGGAGCTCCTTGACCCTGATCGCATACGCAAGGCTTTTCAGGCCCTTTGGAAACATGCAGATGCGGATCAGAAGTATTACTCACTGATTCATGGCGATGACCATGTCGGCAATACACTGATTGCGAATGATGGCACTCCTGGGTTTATCGATTGGCAGGGTCTGCAGTATGGACCGTCGGTTCTTGACTTGGCTTACTTCCTCACGGGTGCTCTAACTGTTGAGGATAGACGGAAACATGAAGCAAGTCTGGTTGATACGTATTTGGAGGCTTTGCATAAAGAGGGAGGGCCGAAGTTGACAAGGGAGGATCTGTGGGATGATTACCGACGATATAGTATGCAAGGCTTCCTATGGGCTATGACTCCTCAGACTATGCAGCCAGATGAGGTGGTATTCGCCATGGCAGAGAGATACTCTGCTTGTATTGTCGACCATGGAACtcttgagctgcttggaGTTTAA